A window of Theropithecus gelada isolate Dixy chromosome 14, Tgel_1.0, whole genome shotgun sequence contains these coding sequences:
- the LOC112606582 gene encoding heterogeneous nuclear ribonucleoprotein A1-like: MSKSESPKEPEQLRKLFIRGMSFETTDESLRSHFEQWKTLTDCVVMRDPNTKRSRGFGFVTYTTVEEVDAAINARPHKVDGRVVEPKRAVSREDSQRPGAHFTVKKTFVGSIKEDTEEHHLRDYFDQYGKIEVIEIMTDRGSGKKRGFAFVTFDDHDSVDKTVIQKYHTVNGHNCEVRKALSKQEMARASSSQRGRSGSGNFGGGRGGGFGGNDNFGCGGNFNGCGGFGGSRGGGGYGGSGDGYNGFGNDGSNFGGGGSYNDFGNCNNQSSNFGPMKGGNFGGRSSGPYGGGGQYFAKPQNQVGYGGSSSSSGYGSGRRF; the protein is encoded by the coding sequence ATGTCTAAGTCAGAGTCTCCTAAAGAACCCGAACAGCTGAGGAAACTCTTCATTCGAGGGATGAGCTTTGAAACAACTGATGAGAGCCTGAGGAGCCATTTTGAGCAATGGAAAACACTCACAGACTGTGTGGTAATGAGAGATCCAAACACCAAGCGTTCCAGGGGCTTTGGGTTTGTCACATATACCACTGTGGAGGAGGTGGACGCAGCTATAAATGCAAGGCCACACAAGGTGGACGGAAGAGTTGTGGAACCAAAGAGAGCTGTCTCAAGAGAAGATTCTCAAAGACCAGGTGCCCACTTCACTGTGAAAAAGACATTTGTTGGCAGCATTAAAGAAGACACGGAAGAACATCACCTAAGAGATTATTTTGACCAGTATGGGAAAATTGAAGTGATTGAAATCATGACTGACCGAGGCAGTGGCAAGAAAAGGGGCTTTGCCTTTGTAACCTTTGATGACCATGACTCCGTGGATAAGACTGTCATTCAGAAATACCATACTGTGAATGGCCACAACTGTGAAGTTAGGAAAGCCCTGTCAAAGCAAGAGATGGCTCGTGCTTCATCCAGCCAAAGAGGTCGAAGTGGTTCTGGAAACTTTGGTGGTGGTCGTGGAGGTGGTTTCGGTGGGAATGACAACTTTGGTTGTGGAGGAAACTTCAATGGTTGTGGTGGCTTTGGTGGCAGCCGTGGTGGTGGTGGAtatggtggcagtggggatggctataatggatttggtaatgatggaagcaattttggaggtGGTGGAAGCTACAATGATTTTGGCAATTGCAACAATCAGTCTTCAAATTTTGGACCCATGAAGGGAGGAAATTTTGGAGGCAGAAGCTCTGGCCCCTATGGCGGTGGAGGCCAATACTTTGCAAAACCACAAAACCAAGTTGGCTATGGCGgttccagcagcagcagtggctacggcagtggcagaagattttaa